In Mytilus galloprovincialis chromosome 1, xbMytGall1.hap1.1, whole genome shotgun sequence, the following are encoded in one genomic region:
- the LOC143073101 gene encoding uncharacterized protein LOC143073101 isoform X1, with protein MPDETEVWAVPVHIGTSPPYKSDMRFRNMKLNARLLGRKSRERKLMLPCDSPFQKRNLTKYPMEYSHTESRKNADGQHVVRKLTAEKVRKAQADSENLRQYSLKMFDNAVDVYTHRNDQRNVLSEIPSRVMSGHNGPTHNGSVLYNKRSNIMNSIRLRPQSEIPTKFNHLKSQTIQPQIKQTLCRSNREYTVSCVSPKVHSTRSLSTISNTSEFRLIPNGSMCSDELDWVKSEMNDSVFDDNENCSSTSSSVSMDPSFLKRNMPSAKLHFYSIEEDSSSEEDVNVTDVVPTEEPKKDLIPEPQPETSRPKSGKGRPKSGRSKSSASPKAKAKRGKSPKSKKGKDKTPVPVTPPPEPEVKVIETPPPRKPLKGPKCWVDDATITSEKEILNDDEIVSQTSKPGSPTCKSPTKSNVSFKNQGESPDVENVQTLPEPVKNEQCLVLEEVEQYVPNGLPSFICPSSEERSRQEAIKDWLAGCNFGSASRCVPLL; from the exons ATGCCAGATGAAACAGAAGTTTGGGCTGTTCCTGTTCATATAGGAACATCCCCACCATACAAATCGGACATGAGATTTcgaaatatgaaattaaatgcgAGATTATTAGGTAGAAAGTCGAGAGAAAGGAAATTAATGCTACCGTGTGATTCTCCATTTCAGAAACGAAATCTTACTAAATATCCAATGGAATACAGCCACACGGAGTCTAGAAAAAATGCAGATGGACAGCATGTCGTTCGAAAACTAACAGCAGAGAAAGTAAGGAAAGCTCAAGCTGACAGTGAGAATTTACGGCAATACAGTTTAAAGATGTTTGATAATGCCGTTGACGTCTATACTCATCGAAATGACCAAAGAAATGTTCTTTCTGAAATTCCATCTCGTGTTATGTCAGGACATAATGGACCAACACATAACGGCAGTGTTTTATACAACAAAAGAAGCAATATTATGAACTCTATCCGTCTTAGGCCACAATCAGAGATTCCAACTAAATTCAACCATTTGAAATCACAGACAATACAACCTCAAATAAAGCAAACGTTGTGTAGAAGCAATAGAGAATATACAGTGTCGTGTGTTTCACCAAAAGTGCATTCCACTAGGTCTTTATCAACGATATCCAACACCAGTGAGTTTAGGCTTATTCCAAATGGCTCTATGTGTTCAGATGAATTGGATTGGGTTAAGTCAGAAATGAACGATAGTGTATTTGATGACAATGAAAACTGCTCAAGCACATCTTCTAGTGTTTCTATGGACCCTAGTTTTCTGAAAAGAAATATGCCTTCAGCGAAGCTTCATTTTTATTCAATTGAAGAGGATTCTTCGTCAGAAGAAGACGTAAATGTAACAGATGTAGTGCCAACCGAAGAACCCAAAAAGGATCTTATACCTGAACCTCAGCCTGAAACCTCTCGACCCAAATCTGGGAAAGGACGACCGAAGAGTGGAAGATCAAAAAGCAGTGCTAGTCCAAAAGCAAAAGCTAAACGTGGaaa ATCACCAAAAAGTAAAAAGGGTAAAGACAAGACACCAGTTCCTGTTACCCCACCGCCTGAACCGGAAGTCAAAGTAATTGAAACTCCTCCTCCTCGTAAACCTTTAAAAGGTCCAAAGTGCTGGGTAGACGATGCTACTATTACAAGTGAAAAGGAAATACTAAACGACGATGAAATTGTTTCACAAACTTCTAAACCTGGAAGTCCAACGTGTAAAAGTCCTACAAAATCAAACGTTAGTTTCAAAAATCAAGGTGAAAGTCCAGACGTAGAAAATGTTCAAACTTTACCAGAACCCGTGAAAAATGAACAATGTTTGGTGCTAGAGGAAGTAGAGCAATATGTGCCGAATGGACTTCCTTCCTTCATATGTCCTAGCTCCGAAGAGAGATCTCGACAAGAAGCCATAAAAGACTGGCTTGCAGGGTGTAACTTTGGATCTGCTAGTAGATGTGTACCATTATTATAG
- the LOC143073101 gene encoding uncharacterized protein LOC143073101 isoform X3 has translation MEYSHTESRKNADGQHVVRKLTAEKVRKAQADSENLRQYSLKMFDNAVDVYTHRNDQRNVLSEIPSRVMSGHNGPTHNGSVLYNKRSNIMNSIRLRPQSEIPTKFNHLKSQTIQPQIKQTLCRSNREYTVSCVSPKVHSTRSLSTISNTSEFRLIPNGSMCSDELDWVKSEMNDSVFDDNENCSSTSSSVSMDPSFLKRNMPSAKLHFYSIEEDSSSEEDVNVTDVVPTEEPKKDLIPEPQPETSRPKSGKGRPKSGRSKSSASPKAKAKRGKSPKSKKGKDKTPVPVTPPPEPEVKVIETPPPRKPLKGPKCWVDDATITSEKEILNDDEIVSQTSKPGSPTCKSPTKSNVSFKNQGESPDVENVQTLPEPVKNEQCLVLEEVEQYVPNGLPSFICPSSEERSRQEAIKDWLAGCNFGSASRCVPLL, from the exons ATGGAATACAGCCACACGGAGTCTAGAAAAAATGCAGATGGACAGCATGTCGTTCGAAAACTAACAGCAGAGAAAGTAAGGAAAGCTCAAGCTGACAGTGAGAATTTACGGCAATACAGTTTAAAGATGTTTGATAATGCCGTTGACGTCTATACTCATCGAAATGACCAAAGAAATGTTCTTTCTGAAATTCCATCTCGTGTTATGTCAGGACATAATGGACCAACACATAACGGCAGTGTTTTATACAACAAAAGAAGCAATATTATGAACTCTATCCGTCTTAGGCCACAATCAGAGATTCCAACTAAATTCAACCATTTGAAATCACAGACAATACAACCTCAAATAAAGCAAACGTTGTGTAGAAGCAATAGAGAATATACAGTGTCGTGTGTTTCACCAAAAGTGCATTCCACTAGGTCTTTATCAACGATATCCAACACCAGTGAGTTTAGGCTTATTCCAAATGGCTCTATGTGTTCAGATGAATTGGATTGGGTTAAGTCAGAAATGAACGATAGTGTATTTGATGACAATGAAAACTGCTCAAGCACATCTTCTAGTGTTTCTATGGACCCTAGTTTTCTGAAAAGAAATATGCCTTCAGCGAAGCTTCATTTTTATTCAATTGAAGAGGATTCTTCGTCAGAAGAAGACGTAAATGTAACAGATGTAGTGCCAACCGAAGAACCCAAAAAGGATCTTATACCTGAACCTCAGCCTGAAACCTCTCGACCCAAATCTGGGAAAGGACGACCGAAGAGTGGAAGATCAAAAAGCAGTGCTAGTCCAAAAGCAAAAGCTAAACGTGGaaa ATCACCAAAAAGTAAAAAGGGTAAAGACAAGACACCAGTTCCTGTTACCCCACCGCCTGAACCGGAAGTCAAAGTAATTGAAACTCCTCCTCCTCGTAAACCTTTAAAAGGTCCAAAGTGCTGGGTAGACGATGCTACTATTACAAGTGAAAAGGAAATACTAAACGACGATGAAATTGTTTCACAAACTTCTAAACCTGGAAGTCCAACGTGTAAAAGTCCTACAAAATCAAACGTTAGTTTCAAAAATCAAGGTGAAAGTCCAGACGTAGAAAATGTTCAAACTTTACCAGAACCCGTGAAAAATGAACAATGTTTGGTGCTAGAGGAAGTAGAGCAATATGTGCCGAATGGACTTCCTTCCTTCATATGTCCTAGCTCCGAAGAGAGATCTCGACAAGAAGCCATAAAAGACTGGCTTGCAGGGTGTAACTTTGGATCTGCTAGTAGATGTGTACCATTATTATAG
- the LOC143073101 gene encoding uncharacterized protein LOC143073101 isoform X2, with product MVRSTEGTLLWKRNLTKYPMEYSHTESRKNADGQHVVRKLTAEKVRKAQADSENLRQYSLKMFDNAVDVYTHRNDQRNVLSEIPSRVMSGHNGPTHNGSVLYNKRSNIMNSIRLRPQSEIPTKFNHLKSQTIQPQIKQTLCRSNREYTVSCVSPKVHSTRSLSTISNTSEFRLIPNGSMCSDELDWVKSEMNDSVFDDNENCSSTSSSVSMDPSFLKRNMPSAKLHFYSIEEDSSSEEDVNVTDVVPTEEPKKDLIPEPQPETSRPKSGKGRPKSGRSKSSASPKAKAKRGKSPKSKKGKDKTPVPVTPPPEPEVKVIETPPPRKPLKGPKCWVDDATITSEKEILNDDEIVSQTSKPGSPTCKSPTKSNVSFKNQGESPDVENVQTLPEPVKNEQCLVLEEVEQYVPNGLPSFICPSSEERSRQEAIKDWLAGCNFGSASRCVPLL from the exons ATGGTAAGGTCAACAGAAGGGACACTTTTGTGG AAACGAAATCTTACTAAATATCCAATGGAATACAGCCACACGGAGTCTAGAAAAAATGCAGATGGACAGCATGTCGTTCGAAAACTAACAGCAGAGAAAGTAAGGAAAGCTCAAGCTGACAGTGAGAATTTACGGCAATACAGTTTAAAGATGTTTGATAATGCCGTTGACGTCTATACTCATCGAAATGACCAAAGAAATGTTCTTTCTGAAATTCCATCTCGTGTTATGTCAGGACATAATGGACCAACACATAACGGCAGTGTTTTATACAACAAAAGAAGCAATATTATGAACTCTATCCGTCTTAGGCCACAATCAGAGATTCCAACTAAATTCAACCATTTGAAATCACAGACAATACAACCTCAAATAAAGCAAACGTTGTGTAGAAGCAATAGAGAATATACAGTGTCGTGTGTTTCACCAAAAGTGCATTCCACTAGGTCTTTATCAACGATATCCAACACCAGTGAGTTTAGGCTTATTCCAAATGGCTCTATGTGTTCAGATGAATTGGATTGGGTTAAGTCAGAAATGAACGATAGTGTATTTGATGACAATGAAAACTGCTCAAGCACATCTTCTAGTGTTTCTATGGACCCTAGTTTTCTGAAAAGAAATATGCCTTCAGCGAAGCTTCATTTTTATTCAATTGAAGAGGATTCTTCGTCAGAAGAAGACGTAAATGTAACAGATGTAGTGCCAACCGAAGAACCCAAAAAGGATCTTATACCTGAACCTCAGCCTGAAACCTCTCGACCCAAATCTGGGAAAGGACGACCGAAGAGTGGAAGATCAAAAAGCAGTGCTAGTCCAAAAGCAAAAGCTAAACGTGGaaa ATCACCAAAAAGTAAAAAGGGTAAAGACAAGACACCAGTTCCTGTTACCCCACCGCCTGAACCGGAAGTCAAAGTAATTGAAACTCCTCCTCCTCGTAAACCTTTAAAAGGTCCAAAGTGCTGGGTAGACGATGCTACTATTACAAGTGAAAAGGAAATACTAAACGACGATGAAATTGTTTCACAAACTTCTAAACCTGGAAGTCCAACGTGTAAAAGTCCTACAAAATCAAACGTTAGTTTCAAAAATCAAGGTGAAAGTCCAGACGTAGAAAATGTTCAAACTTTACCAGAACCCGTGAAAAATGAACAATGTTTGGTGCTAGAGGAAGTAGAGCAATATGTGCCGAATGGACTTCCTTCCTTCATATGTCCTAGCTCCGAAGAGAGATCTCGACAAGAAGCCATAAAAGACTGGCTTGCAGGGTGTAACTTTGGATCTGCTAGTAGATGTGTACCATTATTATAG
- the LOC143073116 gene encoding acyl-coenzyme A thioesterase 13-like → MSDGIDDKSKSDTIDGLNYAKEVVAQRVNLPHRFENIFKDIEIISGGNGNIVCRYTIPKNLSNTHGSLHGGIIASLVDAVSTWGLSTATKHHRHISVDLSVSYMRKAELGETITIEGKTVKLGGRVAFLTATLLDKNQKIIATGKHTKLILENKL, encoded by the exons ATGTCTGATGGAATTGATGATAAAAGCAAATCAGACACCATTGATGGACTAAACTACGCAAAAGAGGTTGTTGCACAAAGGGTTAACCTGCCACACAGatttgaaaatatctttaaagAC ATAGAAATTATATCCGGAGGGAACGGAAATATTGTATGTAGATATACTATTCCGAAGAACTTGTCCAATACTCACGGTTCATTGCATGGTGGAATTATTGCCAGCTTGGTAGACGCTGTATCAACTTGGGGACTTTCAACTGCCACAAAGCACCACAGACATATAAGTGTTGATCTTAGCGTTAG TTATATGAGAAAAGCAGAGCTTGGAGAGACGATAACTATTGAAGGCAAAACAGTTAAACTTGGTGGCAGGGTTGCCTTTCTAACAGCCACATTGCttgataaaaatcaaaagatTATTGCAACAGGAAAACATACAAAACTGATTTTAG AAAACAAACTCTAA